A window of Cryptomeria japonica chromosome 3, Sugi_1.0, whole genome shotgun sequence contains these coding sequences:
- the LOC131070778 gene encoding probable serine/threonine-protein kinase PBL8: protein MTFLQSLVKSCWTGDQQCPLNNVPPSLPAPTDRKTTIDRTQSDNPPSPGQEVEVLRRNSVSNAYVFTLNELKTITKNFRSDFLLGEGGFGRVYKGFIDEDMKPGLNAQTVAVKVLDLEGHQGHKEWLAEVIFLGQLSHPHLVKLIGYCSEDENRLLVYEFMAKGSLENHLFRKMSVPLSWSTRMKILLGAAKGLAFLHCAEKPVIYRDFKTSNILLDNDYVAKLSDFGLAKGGPEGDQTHVSTRVMGTYGYAAPEYVMTGHLTAKSDVYSFGVVLLEMLTGRRSMDKTRPSREYNLAEWARPLLNDKRKLLQILDPRLEGEYSVKGAQKAANLAYHCLSQNPKSRPLMKDVVETLEPLQIANDLANISFIYTVGNGLTTCEIHRQSTENANLGNAS, encoded by the exons ATGACCTTCTTGCAGAGTTTAGTTAAAAGCTGTTGGACAGGAGATCAGCAGTGCCCCTTGAACAACGTTCCACCAT CTTTACCAGCTCCGACCGATAGGAAAACTACAATAGACAGAACCCAAAGTGATAACCCCCCTTCACCCGGACAAGAGGTTGAGGTTTTGAGACGAAATTCTGTTTCCAACGCGTATGTTTTCACATTAAATGAGCTTAAAACCATTACAAAAAACTTCAGATCGGATTTTCTGTTGGGGGAAGGAGGGTTTGGCAGAGTTTACAAGGGTTTCATTGATGAGGACATGAAACCAGGGCTTAATGCCCAGACGGTTGCTGTCAAGGTCCTTGATCTAGAAGGTCATCAGGGCCACAAAGAATGGCTG GCAGAAGTCATTTTTCTGGGACAGTTGAGTCATCCTCATTTGGTGAAACTTATTGGCTATTGCTCTGAAGATGAAAACAGGCTGCTGGTTTATGAGTTTATGGCTAAAGGAAGTCTTGAAAATCATCTTTTTCGAA AGATGTCTGTTCCACTTTCTTGGTCAACAAGAATGAAGATTTTACTTGGGGCCGCCAAGGGGTTAGCTTTTCTTCATTGTGCTGAGAAACCAGTTATCTATCGTGATTTTAAGACATCAAATATTCTGCTCGACAAT GATTATGTGGCAAAGCTATCAGACTTTGGACTTGCAAAAGGTGGGCCAGAAGGTGACCAGACTCATGTTTCAACTCGTGTCATGGGTACATATGGTTATGCAGCTCCTGAGTATGTCATGACTG GTCATCTGACAGCCAAAAGTGACGTTTACAGCTTTGGTGTAGTATTACTTGAAATGCTGACTGGTAGACGGTCAATGGATAAGACAAGGCCTAGCAGAGAATACAACCTGGCTGAGTGGGCTCGTCCACTTCTTAATGACAAAAGGAAGTTGTTACAGATACTTGACCCTAGGCTGGAGGGAGAATATTCTGTAAAGGGAGCTCAGAAAGCTGCAAACTTGGCCTATCACTGTCTTAGCCAAAATCCTAAATCCAGGCCACTCATGAAAGATGTTGTTGAAACGTTGGAACCTCTTCAAATTGCTAATGATTTGGCAAATATATCTTTCATATACACTGTGGGTAATGGTTTGACTACATGTGAGATTCATCGTCAGTCAACGGAAAACGCTAACCTAGGAAATGCCTCGTAG